Proteins encoded together in one Styela clava chromosome 12, kaStyClav1.hap1.2, whole genome shotgun sequence window:
- the LOC120330070 gene encoding uncharacterized protein LOC120330070 codes for MFILKRGRFTLLLLLIQSFEFIQTKHCKIPEDNEDIDWDKFSGDWNQVLNTNDAVMGKDVGGAKQQNFTETRTGASVMITEPHEKSSCSSISRLNTRRRKKRRCSKIR; via the exons ATGTTCATCCTGAAAAGAGGCAGGTTTACTTTGCTATTGTTGTTGATTCAAAGTTTCGAATTCATTCAGACTAAACACTGCAAGATTCCAGAAGATAATGAAGATATTGACTGGGATAAA ttttctggtGACTGGAATCAGGTTCTAAATACTAACGACGCAGTGATGGGAAAGGATGTAGGTGGTGCAAAACAACAGAATTTTACCGAAACAAGAACAGGAGCGAGTGTGATGATTACAGAACCGCATGAGAA AAGCAGCTGTTCTAGCATCTCACGCCTTAACACCAGACGGCGGAAGAAGCGCAGATGCAGCAAAATTAG ATGA
- the LOC120330069 gene encoding uncharacterized protein LOC120330069 — protein sequence MFIFNSRYSRYIFLLMLVQSFEFIQAKQCNIPEDNEDIDWDKLHDDWYDGLTDDAGMTTDFLGGKLENFTKTSTGVQYVITELNKNSPARTTSLHMTKQRAGVYRPEKSEEAAVLVLEALKPDGSINEKAMKIDEALFSGDILILSDEKNYMIHAFCSLEDEWVVWATFPTLNPTIQQISLMWNKLIEKRIIVQLYPYETVGHP from the exons ATGTTCATCTTCAACAGCAGATACAGCAGATACATTTTTCTACTGATGTTGGTTCAAAGTTTTGAATTCATTCAGGCTAAACAATGCAACATTCCAGAAGATAATGAAGATATTGACTGGGATAAG CTTCATGATGACTGGTATGATGGACTTACAGATGACGCAGGGATGACGACAGATTTCTTGGGGGGAAAGCTAGAGAATTTCACTAAAACAAGCACAGGAGTGCAATATGTGATCACAGAATTGAACAAAAA TTCTCCTGCACGAACGACATCACTCCATATGACCAAACAACGAGCTGGTGTTTATAGACCAGAAAAGAGTGAAG AAGCGGCTGTGTTGGTTCTAGAAGCATTGAAACCAGATGGCAGCATAAATGAGAAAGCTATGAAAATAG ACGAAGCACTATTTAGTGGTGATATATTGATACTAAGCGATGAGAAGAACTACATGATTCATGCATTTTGTAGCCTTGAAG ATGAATGGGTGGTCTGGGCAACATTTCCAACATTGAATCCTACAATCCAACAAATAAGTTTGATGTGGAACAAGCTCATTGAGAAAAGAATCATTGTTCAACTTTATCCTTATGAAACTGTTGGACACCCATAG
- the LOC144430394 gene encoding uncharacterized protein LOC144430394, with amino-acid sequence MHNDDGTRIHFIKIFKLFELTNYFHIHLALKYLTRIKKMLIMENNRYILLLMFVRSFEFIQAKQCNIPEDDEDIDWNNFPDDWYLVLHTDDPVMDKSVFGAKLQNFTKTSTGMVKTVTELHKGSPPRTFPVHYNKKKAGIYRLEKSDEPAMIASQSLTPEGRTSEDTIKFDDALLNSDVLILSDEKNYQINVFCINSDEWVVRVVFPTMNPTINQLTLMWNKLMEKGINVQLHLLESVKHPENFMGFE; translated from the exons ATGCATAATGATGATGGAACCAGGatacatttcataaaaatttttaaactattcGAGTTGACCAATTATTTCCATATTCATCTAGCATTGAAATATTTGACTAGGATTAAGAAGATGCTCATCATGGAAAACAACAGGTATATTTTGCTATTGATGTTTGTTCGAAGTTTTGAATTCATTCAGGCTAAACAATGTAACATTCCAGAGGATGATGAAGACATTGACTGGAATAAT TTTCCTGATGATTGGTATCTGGTTCTCCACACTGATGACCCGGTAATGGATAAAAGTGTATTTGGTGCAAAACTACAGAACTTCACCAAAACAAGCACAGGAATGGTCAAAACGGTCACAGAACTACATAAGGG TTCACCTCCACGAACTTTTCCAGTCCACTATAACAAGAAGAAAGCAGGTATCTACAGATTGGAAAAGAGTGATG AACCAGCTATGATCGCCTCACAATCTTTAACACCGGAAGGTAGAACAAGTGAAGATACAATAAAATTCG ATGATGCACTGCTCAACAGCGATGTCTTGATATTAAGTGATGAGAAGAATTACCAAATAAATGTATTCTGCATTAATTCAG atgAATGGGTTGTCAGGGTAGTTTTCCCAACTATGAATCCAACAATCAACCAACTCACCTTGATGTGGAACAAACTCATGGAAAAGGGAATCAATGTACAACTTCATCTTTTAGAATCAGTTAAACATCCGGAGAATTTCATGGGTTTTGAATGA
- the LOC120330064 gene encoding uncharacterized protein LOC120330064 encodes MFILKNSRHILLLMLVQSFEFIQTKQCNIPEDNEDIDWNNFSGAWYGVLHTFDPVMDKDIFGAKLHNFTKTSTGMSMIVTELHKNFPPQTYAVHYTEKKAGIYRLAQNDELALEASHTLTPEGGRSEDAAKIDDALLNGDLLISSDEENYMIYAFCSYSDEWVVWVAFPSMNPTIQQLTLMWNKLMESEINVQLHLYESVEHPENFMGFDR; translated from the exons ATGTTCATTTTGAAAAACAGCAGGCACATTTTGCTATTGATGTTGGTTCAAAGTTTTGAATTCATACAGACTAAACAATGCAACATTCCAGAGGATAATGAAGATATTGACTGGAATAAC TTTTCTGGAGCCTGGTACGGAGTTCTCCACACATTTGACCCAGTAATGGATAAAGATATATTTGGTGCAAAACTACACAATTTCACTAAAACAAGCACAGGAATGAGCATGATTGTCACAGAACTACACAAGAA TTTTCCTCCACAAACTTATGCAGTTCACTATACAGAGAAGAAAGCAGGTATCTACAGATTGGCACAGAATGatg aacTAGCTCTCGAAGCATCACATACTTTAACTCCAGAGGGTGGAAGAAGTGAAGATGCAGCGAAAATAG ATGATGCTCTGTTAAATGGTGATCTTTTGATTTCAAGTGATGAGGAGAATTATATGATTTATGCATTCTGCAGTTATTcag ATGAATGGGTTGTCTGGGTGGCTTTCCCATCTATGAATCCAACAATTCAGCAACTGACTCTGATGTGGAACAAACTCATGGAAAGCGAAATCAATGTACAACTTCACCTTTACGAGTCAGTTGAACATCCAGAGAATTTCATGGGTTTTGATAGATGA
- the LOC120330067 gene encoding uncharacterized protein LOC120330067 — MLILKKKMCIPLLMFVISFKINHANECKIPENNEDIDWDKVENEWYLVLHTNDEVMKKNVIGAKLWNFTNTNEEIQLLITDLHKNSPPQTFTRNWIKQRAGVYREEMSRKPAVLASHTLTPDGGTNENAKRIDDALFNDDSLILCDEKNYMVHAFCSFSDEWIVWVTFPTLNPTIRQISLMWNKLIEKGIIVQLYPSKTVEHPELMKDLK, encoded by the exons ATGCtaattttgaaaaagaaaatgtGTATTCCACTTTTAATGTTTGTTATAAGCTTCAAGATTAACCATGCAAACGAATGCAAAATACCAGAGAACAATGAAGACATTGACTGGGATAAG GTTGAGAATGAATGGTATCTGGTGCTGCACACCAACGATGAGGtcatgaaaaaaaatgttatagGTGCAAAGCTATGGAATTTCACAAACACAAATGAAGAAATCCAACTGTTAATCACAGATTTACATAAAAA TTCTCCTCCTCAAACATTTACAAGGAACTGGATCAAACAAAGAGCAGGCGTTTATAGAGAGGAAATGAGCAGAA AACCAGCTGTTTTAGCTTCACACACTCTAACACCAGACGGAGGAACAAATGAAAATGCTAAAAGAATAG ATGATGCCTTATTCAATGACGACAGTCTGATTCTATGTGATGAAAAGAATTATATGGTCCATGCATTCTGCAGTTTTTCAG ATGAATGGATTGTGTGGGTGACATTTCCAACTTTAAATCCAACTATTCGCCAAATTAGTTTGATGTGGAACAAGCTCATCGAGAAAGGAATCATTGTGCAACTTTACCCTTCTAAAACTGTTGAACATCCGGAGTTGATGAAAGATTTAAAGTAA